One Vespa crabro chromosome 4, iyVesCrab1.2, whole genome shotgun sequence DNA segment encodes these proteins:
- the LOC124423752 gene encoding uncharacterized protein LOC124423752 isoform X3: MVLPTESQAQSPSCLQGSKPTNVDKMPDRNQVESRLNQIRDYIGITSTMMDSLSQSSDPRAQTQNEKLSRMVEDLRDSETKLAKLLETYHNHGITNQNGDSGKEDGDENTDTSREMILRRKMEESQRKLVQLQEYHANLVGMQHRVRERLNEARQAQQVLLQQENQAAGTSTWEGNNRLVPPLPTNVEELQSETAALRGKLTQLQSKKKHMDHLLAELQVVEMSDRASCSSDGSRNVTRDKAAELEAMKAQLNHLKALMEEATRVRECLDSTSEPEPDVDVNGEGAEENESQEEGASLCSSSNALENQIDNDDVTREKTRNSRHRPTVEEVQAVTRELKEQSALLQATRAELQRLKQPLVTSTIHSPPVSIFPGSTPPPSLIGVNIEKKQSNNISDIQPVQTKRRQIEDFVKKDQGQTSSINRNVGNTDLNSHRSSSSRISHTGTPTNVWPPIATAGGSGEQNIDEMLDNLMDIGPQTTAIENGFSGNYWGYPPLPMNQSQHGSAEYYHNLLLNSQVQQLQVQQLQVMGTTIQQCCQLLWVQQRELQSMRTAITQLQLQLRQSQAVQRSNNSENQEEYSNLSRSVHHLADTLDAALPPSSSLPNLVSLPNTSPALSHSVVGTNSQQHQQQQLNNQVPPGNRANNYWDNFRSYSRQNLLSGSAKTVTDSTTASISNSTTSANSASSAVHTSLGKDKRNREQGTDNLPLPSLMIAETQYSLNLQQQSNLQQQERENTTMRSNIITNEVSQVDNSGEEAHSSFRLPHATNDENFLHNLSPEMREVIRSLVVANKKRPDNLVTILKEITAISEDKRLPLLLISLRFLQDTQPLQNAQNEAADQTGSDSCRSSDEDSDVGAILGFNLENQCSLNELVASTHAGSSSSPMAQVPLIDRLEILTSSSPDNDNASASASALKPGCNEDLAEADQSRSESSGNQQIHHNEENNEQMQDDVTLSLGAALGTLESALVESDEDETTAKDEHDRGKLTTRRYRQCY, encoded by the exons ATGGTGTTACCAACGGAATCTCAGGCACAGTCACCCTCATGTTTGCAGGGAAGTAAACCAACCAATGTTGAtaaaatg CCTGATAGAAATCAAGTGGAAAGTCGTTTAAATCAAATTCGtgattatattggaattactTCAACGATGATGGACTCACTTAGTCAATCTAGTGATCCA CGAGCTCAAACccagaatgaaaaattaagcAGAATGGTGGAGGACCTTCGTGACAGTGAAACAAAATTGGCGAAACTTTTGGAAACATATCACAATCATGGGATTACAAATCAG AATGGCGATAGTGGAAAAGAGGATGGGGACGAAAATACTGATACCAGTAGAGAAATGATATTACGTAGAAAAATGGAGGAATCTCAAAGAAAACTTGTACAATTGCAGGAATATCATGCAAATTTAGTTGGAATGCAACATCGTGTTAGGGAAAGATTAAATGAAGCTCGACAAGCCCAACAAGTTTTATTGCAACAAGAAAATCAAGCTGCTGGAACTTCTACATGGGAAGGCAATAATCGTTTGGTTCCACCATTACCAACAAATGTTGAAGAATTACAATCAGAGACAGCTGCATTAAGAGGTAAACTTACTCAATTACAGAGCAAGAAAAAGCATATGGACCATCTTTTAGCTGAATTACAAGTTGTGGAAATGTCAGACAGAGCCAGTTGT aGCTCTGATGGCTCTAGAAATGTGACTAGAGATAAAGCAGCAGAATTGGAAGCTATGAAAGCACAACTCAATCACTTAAAAGCTTTAATGGAAGAAGCTACAAGAGTCAGAGAATGTCTAGATTCTACATCAGAGCCTGAACCTGATGTGGATGTTAATGGTGAAGGAGCAGAAGAAAATGAATCCCAGGAAGAAGGTGCTAGTTTATGTAGCTCGAGTAATGCATTGGAAAATCAAattgataatgacgatgtAACTCGTGAAAAAACTAGGAATTCTAGACACAGACCTACTGTTGAAGAAGTTCAG GCTGTTACAAGAGAACTGAAAGAACAATCTGCATTATTGCAAGCAACTCGAGCGGAGTTACAGCGTTTAAAACAACCATTAGTAACTTCTACTATTCATTCTCCACCAGTATCTATTTTTCCTGGATCCACACCACCTCCTTCATTGATAGGagttaatattgaaaaaaagcaaagcaaTAATATTAGTGATATACAACCAGTTCAAACAAAAAGACGCCAGATAGAAGATTTTGTCAAAAAA GATCAAGGTCAAACATCTAGTATTAATCGCAATGTCGGTAATACAGATCTGAATAGTCACAGAAGTTCTAGTTCACGTATTAGTCATACAGGTACACCTACAAATGTGTGGCCTCCGATTGCTACTGCAG gTGGTTCTGGTGAACAAAATATAGATGAAATGTTAGACAATTTGATGGATATTGGTCCTCAAACAACAGCTATCGAAAATGGATTTTCAGGAAATTATTGGGGATATCCACCACTACCTATGAATCAATCACAACATG gTTCTGCGGAGTATTATCacaatttgttattaaattctCAAGTGCAGCAACTCCAAGTACAACAACTTCAAGTAATGGGTACAACTATACAACAATGCTGTCAATTATTGTGGGTACAACAACGGGAATTGCAATCTATGCGTACAGCAATTACTCAGTTGCAATTACAGTTAAGACAATCTCAAGCAGTACAAAGAAGCAATAATTCCGAAAATCAGGAAGAATATTCTAATCTAAGCCGCAGTGTGCATCATCTTGCTGATACATTAGATGCAGCATTACCTCCAAGTTCTTCTTTACCAAATCTTGTTTCATTACCTAATACTTCTCCTGCACTTTCTCATTCAGTAGTAGGTACTAATTCtcaacaacatcaacaacaacaattgaACAATCAAGTACCACCTGGAAATAGAGCAAACAACTACTGGGATAACTTTCGAAG tTACTCGAGACAAAACTTACTCTCTGGGAGTGCGAAAACAGTAACTGATTCTACTACAGCATCCATTTCAAATTCTACTACTTCTGCAAATAGTGCAAGCAGTGCAGTTCACACTTCTCTTGG gAAGGATAAACGAAATCGCGAACAGGGAACAGACAATTTACCTTTACCATCATTAATGATAGCAGAAACACAGTATTCGTTAAATCTCCAACAACAATCTAATTTACAgcaacaagaaagagaaaatactaCAATGAGAAGTAATATCATAACAAATGAAGTATCACAAGTTGACAATTCTGGAGAAGAAGCCCATAGCTCATTTAGACTCCCACATGCAACtaatgatgaaaattttttacataatttaaG TCCTGAAATGAGAGAAGTAATTAGGTCACTCGTTGTAGCTAATAAGAAGAGACCTGACAATTtagtaacaattttaaaagagaTTACGGCTATAAGCGAAGACAAAAGACTTCCTCTTTTATTGATAAGTCTCCGTTTCTTGCAAGATACACAACCACTACAAAATGCTCAg AATGAAGCAGCTGATCAAACAGGGAGTGATAGTTGTCGATCAAGTGACGAAGATTCAGACGTGGGTGCTATATTAGGTTTCAATTTGGAAAATCAGTGTTCATTAAATGAGTTAGTTGCATCAACTCATGCTGGTTCTTCATCATCTCCTATGGCACAAGTTCCATTAATAGATCGCTTAGAAATACTT ACATCGAGTTCTCCTGACAACGACAATGCTTCTGCTTCAGCATCTGCTCTTAAACCAGGTTGCAATGAAGATTTAGCAGAAGCTGATCAATCAAGATCTGAATCTTCTGGCAATCAACAA ATTCATcacaatgaagaaaataatgaacaaaTGCAAGACGATGTGACATTATCATTGGGAGCAGCCTTAGGGACTTTAGAAAGTGCCCTAGTAGAAAGTGATGAAGATGAAACAACTGCAAAAGATGAACATGACAGAGGCAAATTAACTACTAGACGATACCGTCAGTGTTATTAA
- the LOC124423752 gene encoding uncharacterized protein LOC124423752 isoform X2, giving the protein MSSGMNDGPRNTGTLPKSNRRSDRNRERSAANQQMANRSAYHRHVQQHSNNLFQLDWQLVSERGPLRTTKNSNTRSVSSLPSTSYQEISEFVSHSGGRHCNYSTEDCTSWPKMVLPTESQAQSPSCLQGSKPTNVDKMPDRNQVESRLNQIRDYIGITSTMMDSLSQSSDPNGDSGKEDGDENTDTSREMILRRKMEESQRKLVQLQEYHANLVGMQHRVRERLNEARQAQQVLLQQENQAAGTSTWEGNNRLVPPLPTNVEELQSETAALRGKLTQLQSKKKHMDHLLAELQVVEMSDRASCSSDGSRNVTRDKAAELEAMKAQLNHLKALMEEATRVRECLDSTSEPEPDVDVNGEGAEENESQEEGASLCSSSNALENQIDNDDVTREKTRNSRHRPTVEEVQAVTRELKEQSALLQATRAELQRLKQPLVTSTIHSPPVSIFPGSTPPPSLIGVNIEKKQSNNISDIQPVQTKRRQIEDFVKKDQGQTSSINRNVGNTDLNSHRSSSSRISHTGTPTNVWPPIATAGGSGEQNIDEMLDNLMDIGPQTTAIENGFSGNYWGYPPLPMNQSQHGSAEYYHNLLLNSQVQQLQVQQLQVMGTTIQQCCQLLWVQQRELQSMRTAITQLQLQLRQSQAVQRSNNSENQEEYSNLSRSVHHLADTLDAALPPSSSLPNLVSLPNTSPALSHSVVGTNSQQHQQQQLNNQVPPGNRANNYWDNFRSYSRQNLLSGSAKTVTDSTTASISNSTTSANSASSAVHTSLGKDKRNREQGTDNLPLPSLMIAETQYSLNLQQQSNLQQQERENTTMRSNIITNEVSQVDNSGEEAHSSFRLPHATNDENFLHNLSPEMREVIRSLVVANKKRPDNLVTILKEITAISEDKRLPLLLISLRFLQDTQPLQNAQNEAADQTGSDSCRSSDEDSDVGAILGFNLENQCSLNELVASTHAGSSSSPMAQVPLIDRLEILTSSSPDNDNASASASALKPGCNEDLAEADQSRSESSGNQQIHHNEENNEQMQDDVTLSLGAALGTLESALVESDEDETTAKDEHDRGKLTTRRYRQCY; this is encoded by the exons ATGTCGTCAGGCATGAACGATGGTCCCCGTAACACAGGCACTCTTCCAAAAAGTAATAGAAGAAGCGACAGAAACAGAGAACGATCCGCCGCTAATCAACAAATGGCTAATCGTTCTGCTTATCACAGACATGTACAACAGCATTCTAACAATTTG TTCCAGCTTGATTGGCAACTTGTAAGTGAAAGAGGGCCTTTAAGAACGACAAAAAATAGCAATACCAGATCAGTTTCATCACTTCCTTCTACGTCTTATCAGGAAATATCCGAGTTTG tATCACATAGTGGTGGACGACATTGCAATTATTCGACTGAGGATTGTACATCTTGGCCAAAAATGGTGTTACCAACGGAATCTCAGGCACAGTCACCCTCATGTTTGCAGGGAAGTAAACCAACCAATGTTGAtaaaatg CCTGATAGAAATCAAGTGGAAAGTCGTTTAAATCAAATTCGtgattatattggaattactTCAACGATGATGGACTCACTTAGTCAATCTAGTGATCCA AATGGCGATAGTGGAAAAGAGGATGGGGACGAAAATACTGATACCAGTAGAGAAATGATATTACGTAGAAAAATGGAGGAATCTCAAAGAAAACTTGTACAATTGCAGGAATATCATGCAAATTTAGTTGGAATGCAACATCGTGTTAGGGAAAGATTAAATGAAGCTCGACAAGCCCAACAAGTTTTATTGCAACAAGAAAATCAAGCTGCTGGAACTTCTACATGGGAAGGCAATAATCGTTTGGTTCCACCATTACCAACAAATGTTGAAGAATTACAATCAGAGACAGCTGCATTAAGAGGTAAACTTACTCAATTACAGAGCAAGAAAAAGCATATGGACCATCTTTTAGCTGAATTACAAGTTGTGGAAATGTCAGACAGAGCCAGTTGT aGCTCTGATGGCTCTAGAAATGTGACTAGAGATAAAGCAGCAGAATTGGAAGCTATGAAAGCACAACTCAATCACTTAAAAGCTTTAATGGAAGAAGCTACAAGAGTCAGAGAATGTCTAGATTCTACATCAGAGCCTGAACCTGATGTGGATGTTAATGGTGAAGGAGCAGAAGAAAATGAATCCCAGGAAGAAGGTGCTAGTTTATGTAGCTCGAGTAATGCATTGGAAAATCAAattgataatgacgatgtAACTCGTGAAAAAACTAGGAATTCTAGACACAGACCTACTGTTGAAGAAGTTCAG GCTGTTACAAGAGAACTGAAAGAACAATCTGCATTATTGCAAGCAACTCGAGCGGAGTTACAGCGTTTAAAACAACCATTAGTAACTTCTACTATTCATTCTCCACCAGTATCTATTTTTCCTGGATCCACACCACCTCCTTCATTGATAGGagttaatattgaaaaaaagcaaagcaaTAATATTAGTGATATACAACCAGTTCAAACAAAAAGACGCCAGATAGAAGATTTTGTCAAAAAA GATCAAGGTCAAACATCTAGTATTAATCGCAATGTCGGTAATACAGATCTGAATAGTCACAGAAGTTCTAGTTCACGTATTAGTCATACAGGTACACCTACAAATGTGTGGCCTCCGATTGCTACTGCAG gTGGTTCTGGTGAACAAAATATAGATGAAATGTTAGACAATTTGATGGATATTGGTCCTCAAACAACAGCTATCGAAAATGGATTTTCAGGAAATTATTGGGGATATCCACCACTACCTATGAATCAATCACAACATG gTTCTGCGGAGTATTATCacaatttgttattaaattctCAAGTGCAGCAACTCCAAGTACAACAACTTCAAGTAATGGGTACAACTATACAACAATGCTGTCAATTATTGTGGGTACAACAACGGGAATTGCAATCTATGCGTACAGCAATTACTCAGTTGCAATTACAGTTAAGACAATCTCAAGCAGTACAAAGAAGCAATAATTCCGAAAATCAGGAAGAATATTCTAATCTAAGCCGCAGTGTGCATCATCTTGCTGATACATTAGATGCAGCATTACCTCCAAGTTCTTCTTTACCAAATCTTGTTTCATTACCTAATACTTCTCCTGCACTTTCTCATTCAGTAGTAGGTACTAATTCtcaacaacatcaacaacaacaattgaACAATCAAGTACCACCTGGAAATAGAGCAAACAACTACTGGGATAACTTTCGAAG tTACTCGAGACAAAACTTACTCTCTGGGAGTGCGAAAACAGTAACTGATTCTACTACAGCATCCATTTCAAATTCTACTACTTCTGCAAATAGTGCAAGCAGTGCAGTTCACACTTCTCTTGG gAAGGATAAACGAAATCGCGAACAGGGAACAGACAATTTACCTTTACCATCATTAATGATAGCAGAAACACAGTATTCGTTAAATCTCCAACAACAATCTAATTTACAgcaacaagaaagagaaaatactaCAATGAGAAGTAATATCATAACAAATGAAGTATCACAAGTTGACAATTCTGGAGAAGAAGCCCATAGCTCATTTAGACTCCCACATGCAACtaatgatgaaaattttttacataatttaaG TCCTGAAATGAGAGAAGTAATTAGGTCACTCGTTGTAGCTAATAAGAAGAGACCTGACAATTtagtaacaattttaaaagagaTTACGGCTATAAGCGAAGACAAAAGACTTCCTCTTTTATTGATAAGTCTCCGTTTCTTGCAAGATACACAACCACTACAAAATGCTCAg AATGAAGCAGCTGATCAAACAGGGAGTGATAGTTGTCGATCAAGTGACGAAGATTCAGACGTGGGTGCTATATTAGGTTTCAATTTGGAAAATCAGTGTTCATTAAATGAGTTAGTTGCATCAACTCATGCTGGTTCTTCATCATCTCCTATGGCACAAGTTCCATTAATAGATCGCTTAGAAATACTT ACATCGAGTTCTCCTGACAACGACAATGCTTCTGCTTCAGCATCTGCTCTTAAACCAGGTTGCAATGAAGATTTAGCAGAAGCTGATCAATCAAGATCTGAATCTTCTGGCAATCAACAA ATTCATcacaatgaagaaaataatgaacaaaTGCAAGACGATGTGACATTATCATTGGGAGCAGCCTTAGGGACTTTAGAAAGTGCCCTAGTAGAAAGTGATGAAGATGAAACAACTGCAAAAGATGAACATGACAGAGGCAAATTAACTACTAGACGATACCGTCAGTGTTATTAA
- the LOC124423752 gene encoding uncharacterized protein LOC124423752 isoform X1 — MSSGMNDGPRNTGTLPKSNRRSDRNRERSAANQQMANRSAYHRHVQQHSNNLFQLDWQLVSERGPLRTTKNSNTRSVSSLPSTSYQEISEFVSHSGGRHCNYSTEDCTSWPKMVLPTESQAQSPSCLQGSKPTNVDKMPDRNQVESRLNQIRDYIGITSTMMDSLSQSSDPRAQTQNEKLSRMVEDLRDSETKLAKLLETYHNHGITNQNGDSGKEDGDENTDTSREMILRRKMEESQRKLVQLQEYHANLVGMQHRVRERLNEARQAQQVLLQQENQAAGTSTWEGNNRLVPPLPTNVEELQSETAALRGKLTQLQSKKKHMDHLLAELQVVEMSDRASCSSDGSRNVTRDKAAELEAMKAQLNHLKALMEEATRVRECLDSTSEPEPDVDVNGEGAEENESQEEGASLCSSSNALENQIDNDDVTREKTRNSRHRPTVEEVQAVTRELKEQSALLQATRAELQRLKQPLVTSTIHSPPVSIFPGSTPPPSLIGVNIEKKQSNNISDIQPVQTKRRQIEDFVKKDQGQTSSINRNVGNTDLNSHRSSSSRISHTGTPTNVWPPIATAGGSGEQNIDEMLDNLMDIGPQTTAIENGFSGNYWGYPPLPMNQSQHGSAEYYHNLLLNSQVQQLQVQQLQVMGTTIQQCCQLLWVQQRELQSMRTAITQLQLQLRQSQAVQRSNNSENQEEYSNLSRSVHHLADTLDAALPPSSSLPNLVSLPNTSPALSHSVVGTNSQQHQQQQLNNQVPPGNRANNYWDNFRSYSRQNLLSGSAKTVTDSTTASISNSTTSANSASSAVHTSLGKDKRNREQGTDNLPLPSLMIAETQYSLNLQQQSNLQQQERENTTMRSNIITNEVSQVDNSGEEAHSSFRLPHATNDENFLHNLSPEMREVIRSLVVANKKRPDNLVTILKEITAISEDKRLPLLLISLRFLQDTQPLQNAQNEAADQTGSDSCRSSDEDSDVGAILGFNLENQCSLNELVASTHAGSSSSPMAQVPLIDRLEILTSSSPDNDNASASASALKPGCNEDLAEADQSRSESSGNQQIHHNEENNEQMQDDVTLSLGAALGTLESALVESDEDETTAKDEHDRGKLTTRRYRQCY; from the exons ATGTCGTCAGGCATGAACGATGGTCCCCGTAACACAGGCACTCTTCCAAAAAGTAATAGAAGAAGCGACAGAAACAGAGAACGATCCGCCGCTAATCAACAAATGGCTAATCGTTCTGCTTATCACAGACATGTACAACAGCATTCTAACAATTTG TTCCAGCTTGATTGGCAACTTGTAAGTGAAAGAGGGCCTTTAAGAACGACAAAAAATAGCAATACCAGATCAGTTTCATCACTTCCTTCTACGTCTTATCAGGAAATATCCGAGTTTG tATCACATAGTGGTGGACGACATTGCAATTATTCGACTGAGGATTGTACATCTTGGCCAAAAATGGTGTTACCAACGGAATCTCAGGCACAGTCACCCTCATGTTTGCAGGGAAGTAAACCAACCAATGTTGAtaaaatg CCTGATAGAAATCAAGTGGAAAGTCGTTTAAATCAAATTCGtgattatattggaattactTCAACGATGATGGACTCACTTAGTCAATCTAGTGATCCA CGAGCTCAAACccagaatgaaaaattaagcAGAATGGTGGAGGACCTTCGTGACAGTGAAACAAAATTGGCGAAACTTTTGGAAACATATCACAATCATGGGATTACAAATCAG AATGGCGATAGTGGAAAAGAGGATGGGGACGAAAATACTGATACCAGTAGAGAAATGATATTACGTAGAAAAATGGAGGAATCTCAAAGAAAACTTGTACAATTGCAGGAATATCATGCAAATTTAGTTGGAATGCAACATCGTGTTAGGGAAAGATTAAATGAAGCTCGACAAGCCCAACAAGTTTTATTGCAACAAGAAAATCAAGCTGCTGGAACTTCTACATGGGAAGGCAATAATCGTTTGGTTCCACCATTACCAACAAATGTTGAAGAATTACAATCAGAGACAGCTGCATTAAGAGGTAAACTTACTCAATTACAGAGCAAGAAAAAGCATATGGACCATCTTTTAGCTGAATTACAAGTTGTGGAAATGTCAGACAGAGCCAGTTGT aGCTCTGATGGCTCTAGAAATGTGACTAGAGATAAAGCAGCAGAATTGGAAGCTATGAAAGCACAACTCAATCACTTAAAAGCTTTAATGGAAGAAGCTACAAGAGTCAGAGAATGTCTAGATTCTACATCAGAGCCTGAACCTGATGTGGATGTTAATGGTGAAGGAGCAGAAGAAAATGAATCCCAGGAAGAAGGTGCTAGTTTATGTAGCTCGAGTAATGCATTGGAAAATCAAattgataatgacgatgtAACTCGTGAAAAAACTAGGAATTCTAGACACAGACCTACTGTTGAAGAAGTTCAG GCTGTTACAAGAGAACTGAAAGAACAATCTGCATTATTGCAAGCAACTCGAGCGGAGTTACAGCGTTTAAAACAACCATTAGTAACTTCTACTATTCATTCTCCACCAGTATCTATTTTTCCTGGATCCACACCACCTCCTTCATTGATAGGagttaatattgaaaaaaagcaaagcaaTAATATTAGTGATATACAACCAGTTCAAACAAAAAGACGCCAGATAGAAGATTTTGTCAAAAAA GATCAAGGTCAAACATCTAGTATTAATCGCAATGTCGGTAATACAGATCTGAATAGTCACAGAAGTTCTAGTTCACGTATTAGTCATACAGGTACACCTACAAATGTGTGGCCTCCGATTGCTACTGCAG gTGGTTCTGGTGAACAAAATATAGATGAAATGTTAGACAATTTGATGGATATTGGTCCTCAAACAACAGCTATCGAAAATGGATTTTCAGGAAATTATTGGGGATATCCACCACTACCTATGAATCAATCACAACATG gTTCTGCGGAGTATTATCacaatttgttattaaattctCAAGTGCAGCAACTCCAAGTACAACAACTTCAAGTAATGGGTACAACTATACAACAATGCTGTCAATTATTGTGGGTACAACAACGGGAATTGCAATCTATGCGTACAGCAATTACTCAGTTGCAATTACAGTTAAGACAATCTCAAGCAGTACAAAGAAGCAATAATTCCGAAAATCAGGAAGAATATTCTAATCTAAGCCGCAGTGTGCATCATCTTGCTGATACATTAGATGCAGCATTACCTCCAAGTTCTTCTTTACCAAATCTTGTTTCATTACCTAATACTTCTCCTGCACTTTCTCATTCAGTAGTAGGTACTAATTCtcaacaacatcaacaacaacaattgaACAATCAAGTACCACCTGGAAATAGAGCAAACAACTACTGGGATAACTTTCGAAG tTACTCGAGACAAAACTTACTCTCTGGGAGTGCGAAAACAGTAACTGATTCTACTACAGCATCCATTTCAAATTCTACTACTTCTGCAAATAGTGCAAGCAGTGCAGTTCACACTTCTCTTGG gAAGGATAAACGAAATCGCGAACAGGGAACAGACAATTTACCTTTACCATCATTAATGATAGCAGAAACACAGTATTCGTTAAATCTCCAACAACAATCTAATTTACAgcaacaagaaagagaaaatactaCAATGAGAAGTAATATCATAACAAATGAAGTATCACAAGTTGACAATTCTGGAGAAGAAGCCCATAGCTCATTTAGACTCCCACATGCAACtaatgatgaaaattttttacataatttaaG TCCTGAAATGAGAGAAGTAATTAGGTCACTCGTTGTAGCTAATAAGAAGAGACCTGACAATTtagtaacaattttaaaagagaTTACGGCTATAAGCGAAGACAAAAGACTTCCTCTTTTATTGATAAGTCTCCGTTTCTTGCAAGATACACAACCACTACAAAATGCTCAg AATGAAGCAGCTGATCAAACAGGGAGTGATAGTTGTCGATCAAGTGACGAAGATTCAGACGTGGGTGCTATATTAGGTTTCAATTTGGAAAATCAGTGTTCATTAAATGAGTTAGTTGCATCAACTCATGCTGGTTCTTCATCATCTCCTATGGCACAAGTTCCATTAATAGATCGCTTAGAAATACTT ACATCGAGTTCTCCTGACAACGACAATGCTTCTGCTTCAGCATCTGCTCTTAAACCAGGTTGCAATGAAGATTTAGCAGAAGCTGATCAATCAAGATCTGAATCTTCTGGCAATCAACAA ATTCATcacaatgaagaaaataatgaacaaaTGCAAGACGATGTGACATTATCATTGGGAGCAGCCTTAGGGACTTTAGAAAGTGCCCTAGTAGAAAGTGATGAAGATGAAACAACTGCAAAAGATGAACATGACAGAGGCAAATTAACTACTAGACGATACCGTCAGTGTTATTAA